The genomic stretch AGGAATGGTGACTGCCTCACCGTGAGGAGATATTCCACGGCACGGTCGGGGTTGTTGAAAGAGGCTCGAAGCGCCCTCTCCACCTGCGGTCGTTCGTAGCCCATTTCCATCATCTGCTGCACCATCCGCTCGTACTCCGCGCCCATGACCAGGGCCGATTCTGCAGCGATGGCGGGCGACGTGGGGGCAGTCGCTGCTTTCCTGAGCGCAGAAGAAGTCACGTGTCAGGACGCGGCTTTCAGCATTACACTCGCCACCCTAAAGAGGAACAAGGGAACCGTACGTGGTAGCCTGTCCTTCAGCAGCGGTTGTTCCGCCAGCAGCTGCTTTGGGTTCTTCTTTCCTCGGTTCGGAAGCCGCCTTTTCCGGGGTAGGTTTTTCTGCTGGTTTCTCCGGCGGTGCGGCTGCCCCCGCCTCTGGCGCGGATCCTCCTTCGCTCGGAGTTGTGGGCTTTGGCTGCGCATTGAAAAAGCTCTAGGCATCAGCGAGTTTTACAGGATCAGTCCTGTATTGGCCATGTACTAGAAAAGTTTATAATAGACTTTTCTGGTCGGTACagcaaggtaaaaaaaaaaaaaaattgcctgCATTTTTGGGCACGGTGCCAAATGCCTTTAATTGTAGTAGGAAACAACAAGTTCAATTGGAGAACcagcatgggcgtaccgagaggggggcaaggggggcgTGGAACCCCGGAACTGCAAGGTCGCAaggttgtgaaaatagtgctctctttagtcataggttgtaatgattattctcagatgtcataataggaactTCTGAACACCCACACATGCACAACGtccgccaaaaaaaaaaaaaaaagaaaaaaaagagagaaagaaaatgatgTGGTAGGGTGGTGGGGGTTTGCACTCTTCCCCCTCCTGGAAGCGCTTTTCCCCCCCTAGCCCCCATGGGAACGCCCATGAGAACGAGCGATTTAATTGCCTGATGTAGCCGGGACgcgtgagagaaaaaaacaacacTCAACTGGGCAACCGAACTCTATGGGGTCATTGTGGCCGATAAATTTTTGGCAAAACTCATTTTGAAATACTATTAAATTTTTACTGAAAGCCTTTTAATGTTTTGTGAAATGGatgaagtttatttttttcattgctgctgCGGTGGCCACCCAATTTCAGGGTACTGCAAACACTAATTGCCGAACATGTGGTGTTGGCACTCTCACGTGACCCCATATAGCTATCGCTTTGAAATACCGCAGCTGGAACTAGTCCTATTGCCAAGTGTCTTTTGTGTGTCTGTTACACTGCTTTACATGGGTGAACAAAAAAAGGCATGCAAAAGAGTTCACGAACACACTTTCCTTTGAAATTCAGGGCCTGTTTGCACAAAAAATTGTGCTAAAAACataagataagaaaaaaaaaaaaaacccttagCCACAGCTTTGACTGTGTTTGGCACGAGCTGGAAGATAACTTAAGTTTAGGGCTCTAGCACGTGCTTAAAGCAGTCGCAAAGCTGCGCTAAAAGAAGTACCCTTACTGTTTGGTGCCTCGCACAATTTTTATGCAAACGAACGCAGGTCTGTTTTATCTTCGACAGATACAGCAATCCCAGTTATTGCTACTGTGTTCGTCGTCACAAAGGTCTAGCTAGTTTGTAGCCCTGCGGAGCTATTGTGCAAAGTTTGGCGATATTGTTAGCTTGTTACCTTTGTCACCATGATGACAACAAATTTCTTCTCATCAATCTCGTACTCGCTCATCTTGGAGTCGTCATTCAGAATTTTTCCTGTGAGAAAACTTGCAGCTTAGCACCTGTCCTCTCTTTGGCAATTTGTACAAGTCTTCTACCACTTGCAACTAGTACTAAACCGCTGGGACTGACTCACCTGCATAGATGAGTTTCTGGCACTGGGCCGGAAACTCCTTACCCTTTTCAGCTTCAATTTTTTGCTTGAATATCTTGACCTGCAATGCAAAAACTGCGTTCAATTGTAACAAATGCTATTACTATGCTACAGTAGTGCAGGGCTATTTTTGGTTCAGTCACTTATATGGGTGACTCGGCATTTTTTGGTCAAAGGCAAAAGCGGCTCAAGTTTCTTTTCCGTTTATCTCAAGTAAACGCTCGCAACCCGAACGAGCACCATTTCTGTCACGCCCTTGTTTGTGAAGCAAATCTCAATGTGATTAGAGCGATAACTAGATTCCACGCCGTTGCATTTCTGCTAAATGACTACGCAAGCCGGGCACTTGACCAACGATATTATGCATATAGGAGCAATAAAACAGCTTAAACGCTTCCTATTGCATCGTAAATAGTTGCCACGGGGGCCGAAGTTCGTGTTAGCTTGTTACAAGAGCAATAAACGCAGTAAAATTCATATTTAGGCTTACGATTCTGTCAAGTCTTCGTTCACGCGCGTTAATCTTCGACCAGTATAGTGGAACTTACCGTTTCTGTCGGGTCAATCTCGACTTTAAAAGTTTGCTGCTGTAACGTTTTTAGCGTAACAAGCATCTTTGCTTGAAAAAAAGCTACTACACAGCAGATCTAATGGTTCACTTCGGTTTAAAACCCTGCCTTCCAAGCCAGACTCTCAAACGGAGTCGCCATTAAACGTGACGTAACGGAAGCCAACGACTGTTTCGCGTCTCCTGTTGCAAGCCGGAAAAATCAACCGAGAAATATTCGAAGAAATAGGATGTCTCATCTCAATTTCATTTTTCAGACTTTCTGGCTACATATTTAAACTGCGAAtcgtatacatatatatgtccATATATATTGCGTAATAGATGGCAGAGCGCATCGTCTGCTTACACGTGCTCATGTTTTCGTGTACACCGACAGCTGACTCCTTTTCGAGGGAAATGACTGACAGAAAGCAGTGTTCCTACGTATTACCTAAAAAGCGGAGACGCTGTCGCATGAAAGCATTCTCCGAATACGACTACTGCGGAGAACACCTTCTAATCGCAGATGTGACACTGGTGAGCCAGAATACAACTGTCATTTTTGCGAACGCAGCCCGTATTGCTTCGACATTAAACAGCAATTTTATGTGGTAGGATTCAGACCATGAAAGGATAGTATGCCCATTGGATCCTACTCAGTAAGTTCCGTCTGTAGATGTGCAGTATTACGTGTTGACGTGGTCTATTCACACATGCCTCTACCATTGCAGTACCTGCTTCGTGTCACTTCTAGAAAAACATCTTAAAAAATGCAACGCGAGACATAAAAACAACCAGGTAGGTATTTTCATTTGTTCTACTTTTTGCTAAGGTATGTGCAAACTTTTCAGGTGTATTTTGTGGAGAATTGCAACTCTGGCATTCAGACCCCTATTGCAGTTCATAAGGTATTTTATTAGTCGTTCAAATAAATAGAAGTTAATCCAGGTTTGATGATGAAGCTCAAGTAATTTTGTGAGACCTTTCACGTTCAATAGGTTGCACTAAACGACCTGTCCGACGAACAACTTGAAGCAGTCATAACAAAAATGGACTCTATATACAAAAGTATGATTGCATCAATGTGTTTCATGTGCTCTTTGTCTAATTCTGGGATTTTCACTTCAATTATCCTCAAGAACATGTCAACGAACCCCACTGGCACCTGAACTGTGCGGGTGAGGAGCTAGAAGAAGAAATCGATCGTTTTTCCGGTTCATCTGTGGCCGTAAAACACTTGAGGCAGCAGGCTGCACTATTGGGCCTGGCCAGGGAACACAACCTGCTAAGCTTAGAGGATGTTTGTTATGCAGAATTTGGAGCTGGAAGAGGCGCGTAATCTATTTCACTCTTCCGTACCACACACAATGttgttgaacttttttttttaacttgcgTTTTTCTCCGACCAGGACGACTCGCATATTGGATTGCAAAGAGCATACCTGAACAGGGGTGCAGTGTCCTCCTAGTGGATCGTGCAGCACCAAGACACAAGGTACACTAGTCTCCTGGGTGTTGTAGCATCATTTTGTGTTGGAGCTCTGCTACCATTTACAAGACAAGTTGAGGTTCAGTACAACAACACAGAGGTTCAGTAAGCgtgtgaagtaaaatttaaaagttaggatgtttatttaattagtgagcgtatgcaaattggccgctcactgctcagttcaTGGCCCCACTGGCCACTCAGCTCCAGACTCGCGCACTCACGCTCAGTCACTCGCCGCTCAACTCTCGAATCACGTGCTCACGTTCACTCAGTGCATACTCACGCTTACTCACTCACTgtccgctcagctctcggcccgctcactcactcactctcagTCACTACCCATTCACTCTCGGCCCGCTCACTCACGCTCGCTCACAGACCATTCAATTCACGGCTCGCTCAATCGGGTTCACTCATGCTCAGCTGTCGGCTCGCTCACTCAGACTCACTCACCGCCTACTCAGCTCTCGgatcgctcactcatgctcagttCATTAGGCGAAGTGAGCgcgctcatgagtgagttttgccgaggtctGCTCATAACCGCCCCAAAAACTTTTCAGTTTGAGAACAAGCTGGACGACAGTTTCACAGCAGTGGAGAGGATAAGGATCGACATCCAGCATCTAGAGTTAGGTATTTGGATATCACATCACTAGTTTCTTTGCATAATGGCTCTGCAACGTAGTTATACTTCATACAGTAACATCCTCATTTTGCCTGCAGGAAATGTGGAGAGCGTGAAAAGACACAGAGGCAATGTGGTTGGGTTCTGCAAGCACCTCTGTGGCGAAGCAACCGGTATGGCTCAGATTAATTAGCATTTTCTACAGTAACAGTTGCTCCAAACCTATGAATTTGAAGTCAAAGACACTTTTCATGCTGATTTAATGGTTGTGATAGTAACATTGATTGGTACTTATTTACAGATTTTGCTCTACGATGCATGACGACATCCAAAAGTAGCAGAGATACAGAGTTGTAAGTAGCTGAGTTTTGTGCACTTTTGACTAAGTTTACTTCTTGAACTGGTCAGCTATTCATTACTCTACAGTGTGTGATAAAAGCATTACTTCCCCATCATTCGTCATAAGTTCCTGCATGAAGGCCAACCGCAATGTTTGTTTAGAATTCCAGCCCACCAAGATGGTTTTCACATTTCGTCTGACGTTTGGAGCAGGCCAACCTAAAAAAACATAACGATAACTAACAATCGTGTTCAGTTTATTCGGCATCAGGCCCCAGTTGAGTAAGCAGGAATCATCAGCTTCATGTTAGCAAAACTTAAATTGTATTGGGAAACGTACATTAACATACATTACAAGTTGTGAGAGCTCTGATAACTGgatattaccgtattttcacgcgtattagccgtggcttatgcgcaatttttttttctcacgggcgacctgtggcttatccaccggtgcggcttatctgatgactattttttcctggtattttccccatatgccgattttaacgaaagggccgacagtgtctctggaacagcactgccctgccgatgcacgaatagtgcgtaacagggacgggtccacattcgagtagattgatcttcctggtgcattcccccaagcagctttaacgaaagtggtgacagtgattcacgtcttctggaagatcactgacccatcagtccacgaaaaacacgcgacaagggcacaatccgatcttggtagaactccagaactgacctcctcggTTGTACACTATGCTGATctcggagtatggaccacagggtttatggccttctctatggtctcctttgtcgcgcaaatcagtcgtctcatagtgcccgcggcttatctgcgggtgcggcttatctgctagaaaattttcaaaacgtcccaaaaaacgcgtcctgcggcttatctgcggtgcggcttatacgcgtgaaattacggtaattgtGTACTTGGAAACAACCTGCGTAAGGGCTAGAGTATACTCAAACATTGTTAATTGCAGGCACCTACAAGGGGCAGTGATGGCAGTGTGCTGCCACCATCGGTGTTCTTGGAATTCCTTCGTCGGCCGATCCCACCTGGAACTCTGGGGCATCTCTCAGGCAGACTTCGCCGTCCTGCGTTGCCTGGCCGGATGGGCTACGTGCGCCTGTTCCCAGGATGGTGAGAGAAGTAAACTTTTCCTTTCACGCGGAAGGGTGGAAGCCTTAACCATTCTACATGGCACAGGCGTAGTACAGACATCATCATAGCTACGAGACTGACCTCTCAACGTCTGCATTTGTCTGCAGGGTCAAAGTCTGAAAAGGATGAGGTCGATGAGAATGAACAGAAAGAAGGAAGCAACGTACAAAGGTGAGCTAATTACAAACAGCTAGGCACCCTGAAGCATTACAGAGGGCTTGGGTATTGATAGAGGTTCGTTACACGCATTGGACAATGCGTATAGTTTGAATGTTTACGACTACGAGTGGGCCACCTTGCATGTTGGGTGTTCAATCCCACTGGGGTGACCGAGACACGACGACGTGTATGATGGCAATGGTGATGCTCTGCAACAGGTCACCGGGGCATTGAGGCAGTATGTAAGAAACATCCTGTTCCATTGCGCAAATCTTGTGAGTGAGCCTGGACAAAATTTTTCTGCAGTTTTCAGACTATTCCGTATCCTATCTTGTTATGTTGAGCAACATAGATTGAGCAACTTGCATTTTTTCTTGAGCCAGAGTGACTTGCACATGGACTCGAGCATGTTGAATGTATCAGCCGACCCTATGTCATTTTCCCCTCCCTCCTGTCTGACCTCATTTCCCCTTCTTCCTCCTCGCACATCCTAATGTCCCACAATCTCTGGTACCTGCCTTACCTTCAATTTCGCTTGACAGATGTTTGCTACATCATTCTCTCCCGTTCAAATTATGGAACCGATATCATTCGCTCACCCGTTGGAAGATTAATTTTTGGAGATAGTGGTGGGACCTCAAAGGATCTAAACTGTTTCTGCCTGTAATGCTGGCCAATGTAACGCTGCCGTAATGGTCAACACACACGGCTTGCCGAACAGATGAGGTGTGCTCTGATCGAGAGGTGCACTTTGCAGGGTCACCCGTTTGTGTCTGTCCGTGGCCGAGAGGCAGGAAATCGGCAGGCGCTGCAAGCTGCTCCTAGACACGGCTCGTGTGGCCTACCTCACCCAGTTGGGCTTCAGGGCAAGCGTGGTGTACTTTGTGACACCGTGTGTGACACCCGAGAATGTCGCCATCTTGGTTCTCCCTCCTTCACAGGTGACGGGTGCCTCTGATTAGGACGGCCGTTTCAGTTGTACGCGTGTCAGGATATTTCCACCGAGAAAATCTGTGACTGTTAACAGTGGGATCACATTATGCTCTTCCTTCTGCACTGTCGAGCACTTCGTTAAGTGCCAGCTCATCTCCATAGCAGTACGGTCACGCACACTCATTGCCATCTTCATTGTAACTGTAATCTCAACATACTAATCTctgaaagcaacaacaacaacaacaaaaaaggaacttaaaggaatttgtgtacATAGTCGGGAAAATACGTGAAAACATGCAAACGAAGTTGAAGctcttaatttttttccccttccctTATTGTTATTGAAATGCATCTTAACCAAGGTAATACTACGTATTCATGTTCAACCTGAGAGCAGCACTGCCATTATgtctttttcttcctctattGACTATCGTCACTTGTCCAAATCACTTTTGtaattaaataaattatccccCCCGAAAAGAAGACATGCCATACTATCTCACAAGGGCTTTCTTCATTAAATGTAATGAGAAAATACTATAACAGTCTTCTACAGCTTAGTTTGAACTCAACAGCAGACCGATATTTCGAGTCTCCAACACTTCCTTGGCAAGTCTTTGTTGATTGGACTGGCATAGTGCACACTTTACATAGTGTATCACAAAATATGTCTCCTCTGGTACAACCAATAAATTTATAGCACTGCGACAGAGGAACTTTTATTCCACAGTTAATACTTTACACAACGCCTCGGAGTCATCCATAGCTACCTGCGTCCCCATACCGAATGAGAGAGAAAGTACGGCATGCATAGTTCTTCGAGGAAAAATGCAATAATCTTGGCAGCACAATTTTTACATGCACGTAAAATGGTCACACATCTAACATGGTGCACGTTGGTCACCGTTTAGAACGTCCTTTCTGGCTTTGAGATTTGTTTTCCAAATAGGCTGCATGGCCAGATGCTTGAAGATGCTGGAACATCTTATTGCGTGACGGGAACTGGGCACTGCATGTTTTACATTGGAGCTCATTCTGCACCTGAAATTGAAATTGCACATTATGttccagtgttttttttttgtgtgtgtgtttgcgtatGTGCTTTTAATGATCAAATTGGGTGTAGCTTTTGTAGAGAAGCAGATACCATGCTTTTGATAATTATATAGCTTCAGAAATTTTGAGCACTGTACATAAGTGTCGGTAAAGTTAAGGGTGAACTAAagcgcaaaaatttctcctcgcagaATGAAGGATGATGTTACCTTGACATCAATACAGAAGTAACAGAGTTCATCCATTGCGTTTAATGTGAATCTACGTAGTCTCTAACCCATACTGGGACAAGACTGTGCAGGAACGAAAATACCCAGCCTCAAATCAGTGGACTATAATTTGACTTACATCACCCACAGGATGGTGTTCCTTATGCTTTGCCTTTTCCTTTGGTCTcgcttctttgccttttttggtTTTTCTGATTGCCTTTCCTGCTGAGGTGGAGTGGCCTGCTCCATCGTTTTCGGCTTCTTGTGGTACAACCTCTGCCTCTCTCGTAGCTTCCGAAGGTAGCTGAGGTGCTGTTTCTTCCTCTGGGCTTTCGTCACCGTCTGTTGGGTCAAAGGCTTTTCTTCGTTTCTTATTTTTCCGTTTTTTCTTGGGTCTGCAAAGCAATCCTTACACTTTACGGCGTTCTTGCAATGAAGGAGCCGCACTGCGAAAAAGGTGCGGTGATTTGCACTTTGTGTTGCATAGAAGCTCTTTGTCTGTTATCCCTTTTGTACATACTTGCATCACTAAACAGCTTAAAACAAACATGCAGCACAGCAACAACGGAATCATAATTCTGTGAAAGATACACAGTCAAAGCTTTTACGTGGGAGGCCTTGGAAGTTGAACTGGTTCCCCGTCGTCAATGCTCTCCTGGCCAGAGTCCGATTTGTTTTCACCATTTCCAAAGAACATCTCGTCCTCCTCTGTCATGGCTTGTTTTAAAAACTCCACATTTTCCTGATGTTTCCTCGAATTCTCGTGGTTTATGAACCTGCCATTGCAATGACAACAATTAATTGTGGAGCTGTTGTGCTTCAGCGTACATGATGTTACTGTGACGGCAGAACACAGCGCACGGCTACAATCTTGGACCCAGCACACTGGAATGATCCGCAAAATGTCTTATTATGATACCTCCAATCAGAGCCAAGTTACATCTGGGGGACCAGGACAAATGTGAAGTGCCCCTTAGACCGCAcaatagccagaaaaaaaaaaaaaaacttactaGGCAAAGAATTTACATGTATGTGCTCTTAACATTGAGCTTATTCTGTCACATAAATGTTTTTAGGTGGCTCTGCCTCCAGTGAaaccagggactgaaaccgaaactaatatCGGtccggttacggttcagtgtcggaactctgaaagcggtttCGGTTACGGGATTTGCTGTTTTAATATTTCAAgttaccggtaaccaaacagttgaaccggtatttttttcagttttcttaAAAAATGAGGAACAAAGTGCAAATGGGTAAAAATGAACATATTAATCTGTTGCACTCCGAAATGGTGGCGCAGTGCCATCTTCATCTGCAATGCATTTTTGCCGTTTGTGACATTCCCCGTAAAATAATTTGTTGCGGTCTCTATTATCTCGTGCACAACATTCACTTCGCTCATGCTGTAACAAGCTACAATGCAAGAACGACTGCAGGCGTTCATGTGGAATCAAACAACTTGCAACGCTTGGTATCTTAAATGATCACAATAatatacagttcataactcATAATGGACGTACGCAATACATGTCATACGATGCGTATGTCATCTGATTATGGGTCCAAGCGCATAAGATGGCATGTTGTCTACACAACTTCCGAACGAAAAACACATGACAAAGAGATGTGCTCTAACAGAAGCACGTAcaacaccactaatcagagttgtaaagcgatacaaatacTGCATCCACAGCTGTCCGTGTTCACGCTTGAACCGGTTCATATACACCAGTAACTGAAACCAAATTTTCCGGTTCAGGTGACTGTTAATTGCCGATGGTGAATTGCGGTTCCGTTCCGTTTACGGTTCCGTTCTGGTTTCAGTTCCTGAATACAGTCAATCCTcaatttatgaaccttcgatttatgaattccctcgttttatgaacaggagcacaaggaaccaaactttttacatgcatttttccctcgttttatgaacctcgatatccgaataatgaatggaatttctgggaaccaactaggagtttcccagcgtttttgccctcaatttataaacggatcgttccgaggtcaacagaaatcttcaaagggattattccgtggtcttatgaatgatgccGGAGCGGACGAaactttttccaggtattgcaccctggGTTTTAACCCcacgaaatccgaacaacaaacgagttttccggggtcgcacaaggggaaaccaagtgttcctgacttcaattgatgaataaggtggtcgctgtcacccggagattaataaatgGAGGTTAAACatcccggaggaaatctgagaccagtcgagtgcgaatgtggtgacatctcttctttccaagattgacacagcggaaggcatggcccaaagcaaaattaaacaatttagtactgcataataaacagagtgcgaatgcgctaacgtctgttcttcgTGAggttgatacagcagaaggcatgatcgaaagcaaaattatacaatatattgcattataaacataatcccaactcggaaatactgttccatatGCTCACtcaacggaattttcgatttatgaatcacTCGACTtgtgaacgatttttcggggaactgAGGGTgctcataaatcgagggttgactgtacaccAGTAACTGAAATCAAATTTTCCGGCTCAGGTGATGGTTAATTGCGGTTACAGTTCTTGAAAAAATTTGGGTTTCCCaaccggttttcggttccgttctGGTTTCAGTTCCTGAATATATGTGAAACCGCAAAATATATGTGGCAAGGCATTACGCTTTGACAGACTTGAAGGACTTGTCGCAAGCAACGCAGTAGAGCtcgtcttcttcgctgtcactTTCCTGTTCCTCGTCGCTGTTTTCCGCTTGAGCGTTGCTGCATGAAATGCCGTCTCCAAATTGTGAGTTGAGGTTGGCCTCGATCTCCTTGAGGTCTTCTTCGAGTTTGGACATGGAGCACCATTCTGACTCCTTGTACTCTTTCAAGTGCCTTGCAAAGTGAATATGAATTTAGAGCAGGAAACAGGCAGCCCATTCGATCCCACATCTTCTAAAGTGTAGCTTACTTTTGCTTTTCCAAGATTTTCTGGACGCGGTGTGCTTCGGCCTTCCGAGCGTTTTCTGCGGCCACCCCTTCTAGTTTCAACTGGATTTCACGGGACAGGAAGAATCGGTCAGTTAATTGACGAGTAATTAATGCGTAAAAATTGAAGACAACTGCCACACGTCTGAGGAGACCTTGCGCAATCGCGAAGCACAATCCTTAGAAATTATGAGAGAACAGGGTACTTCATTTATTTGCTGttctaaaaaaatatttttttcgtcgTGATGTGTGACAACAGTGTTGGAGAATAACGGAAAAGCGTGTTCTACATTAGAAAGTCTGATCTCTAGAATTCATTTTAATATGCTAAACTGTTTAAGGTGTAAAGTCTGGGTTTATTCTTCAAAAAAGTGCTCCAAAAAAGCTTTGTTATGGCATCTTTCCTAAACAGAAATGCATAAAAGGCTCACCCTATGAGCTTCCACCCTTTTGTCACGTTTTCGCACAAACTGTACCAGTTGCTGCAAGAAACAGATGACAGTGAGATCCCACGGTATAGTCCCTATAGTAGTGCCGGGACTGTAGTCCACTATAGTCCCGGTATAGTGTGTATAACTATGGAGATGACTAACCCGGACTTCCTCGTTGCGGTGTTTGCGTGCCTGGTCGCGTATCCTCTTGTTTTCCTTCTCCATCAGCCTGACCACCCTACGATTGGGGGCTGTTCGAAGGTCGTATTCGTCCAGCCACGCAAAACTCTTGGCTGTGCAGTAGCTCTGCCAGTATCCATAAAATGGCTGCACTACCTAAGAGAATAATAATAAATTCATATAGTCAATGCCAGCAATTTTTTTACATTACTTGACTCGTTTCATCCAAAACTTGCAGCATTTTATAGCGCTGCTGCTTAAGATGGTTTTACGACTGTCTCATTTCAAATACGTTTACGACGTATTCAAATGCTTCTatttatatttgtatatatGCTTTCCCTGCATGTCCTTTATAACTATTGGGCTTAATACCTGGACAGCGATGTTCACTGAATCTATTTACCATAAATTATGTTTACCAATGTTTACCAATTATGTTTTATAATATTTACCACCCTTATGGCACTAGCCAGCTGGAACAATACTGTTACTATGTTAATGTACATGCCTGCAAAGGGGAACAAAAAAAGTCTTGACATTCTGTATCAACATCTCACCTCTTCGTATAAGCTGTGTGAGTCTCCGAAGCTGGGTATCGCGATTGGGTCATCCATGAAAGGTTGATCTTCCGCAGCAATCTTGTCAAATACTTCTCTGTATACCGCATAAAATCCCTGATGGCGTGGAAAATATAAAGTATGTGTCACACTCAGAAACTTGGAGTTGGGAAGCCGTTAGTACCTTCTCTCCGTCCCCGTACCCAGAAAAGCAGGATGCAGTGAAGTAGCGATACACATCGAGACTGTCGTCCTTGTAGTCATCTCCTAGTCCTGCGCGCAAGACTGATGCTTTAGAATCAACGAAACTTTTTATCAACGAACATATTATGAAACCACG from Ornithodoros turicata isolate Travis chromosome 4, ASM3712646v1, whole genome shotgun sequence encodes the following:
- the LOC135390954 gene encoding tRNA:m(4)X modification enzyme TRM13 homolog isoform X3, with the translated sequence MTDRKQCSYVLPKKRRRCRMKAFSEYDYCGEHLLIADVTLDSDHERIVCPLDPTHTCFVSLLEKHLKKCNARHKNNQVYFVENCNSGIQTPIAVHKVALNDLSDEQLEAVITKMDSIYKKHVNEPHWHLNCAGEELEEEIDRFSGSSVAVKHLRQQAALLGLAREHNLLSLEDVCYAEFGAGRGRLAYWIAKSIPEQGCSVLLVDRAAPRHKFENKLDDSFTAVERIRIDIQHLELGNVESVKRHRGNVVGFCKHLCGEATDFALRCMTTSKSSRDTELHLQGAVMAVCCHHRCSWNSFVGRSHLELWGISQADFAVLRCLAGWATCACSQDGSKSEKDEVDENEQKEGSNVQRVTRLCLSVAERQEIGRRCKLLLDTARVAYLTQLGFRASVVYFVTPCVTPENVAILVLPPSQVTGASD
- the LOC135390954 gene encoding tRNA:m(4)X modification enzyme TRM13 homolog isoform X1, translated to MAERIVCLHVLMFSCTPTADSFSREMTDRKQCSYVLPKKRRRCRMKAFSEYDYCGEHLLIADVTLDSDHERIVCPLDPTHTCFVSLLEKHLKKCNARHKNNQVYFVENCNSGIQTPIAVHKVALNDLSDEQLEAVITKMDSIYKKHVNEPHWHLNCAGEELEEEIDRFSGSSVAVKHLRQQAALLGLAREHNLLSLEDVCYAEFGAGRGRLAYWIAKSIPEQGCSVLLVDRAAPRHKFENKLDDSFTAVERIRIDIQHLELGNVESVKRHRGNVVGFCKHLCGEATDFALRCMTTSKSSRDTELHLQGAVMAVCCHHRCSWNSFVGRSHLELWGISQADFAVLRCLAGWATCACSQDGSKSEKDEVDENEQKEGSNVQRVTRLCLSVAERQEIGRRCKLLLDTARVAYLTQLGFRASVVYFVTPCVTPENVAILVLPPSQVTGASD
- the LOC135390955 gene encoding UV excision repair protein RAD23 homolog B-like isoform X2, whose amino-acid sequence is MLVTLKTLQQQTFKVEIDPTETVKIFKQKIEAEKGKEFPAQCQKLIYAGKILNDDSKMSEYEIDEKKFVVIMVTKPKPTTPSEGGSAPEAGAAAPPEKPAEKPTPEKAASEPRKEEPKAAAGGTTAAEGQATTKAATAPTSPAIAAESALVMGAEYERMVQQMMEMGYERPQVERALRASFNNPDRAVEYLLTGIPPSQQEAGAEESPSVSPAESPLVGGGVGGVTGVQMPTPGENPSSEDPLGFLRFQPQFQQMRQVIQQNPQLLNALLQQIGQSNPQLLQLISQNQEAFVRMLNEPSPPPTGGGGGGGGGTAGAGGQAQTLQANYGHISQQDKEAIERLKALGFPEYLVVQAYFACDKNENLAANFLLSQNYDD
- the LOC135390955 gene encoding UV excision repair protein RAD23 homolog B-like isoform X1 → MLVTLKTLQQQTFKVEIDPTETVKIFKQKIEAEKGKEFPAQCQKLIYAGKILNDDSKMSEYEIDEKKFVVIMVTKPKPTTPSEGGSAPEAGAAAPPEKPAEKPTPEKAASEPRKEEPKAAAGGTTAAEGQATTKAATAPTSPAIAAESALVMGAEYERMVQQMMEMGYERPQVERALRASFNNPDRAVEYLLTGIPPSQQEAGAEESPSVSPAESPLVGGGVGGVTGVQMPTPGENPSSEEDPLGFLRFQPQFQQMRQVIQQNPQLLNALLQQIGQSNPQLLQLISQNQEAFVRMLNEPSPPPTGGGGGGGGGTAGAGGQAQTLQANYGHISQQDKEAIERLKALGFPEYLVVQAYFACDKNENLAANFLLSQNYDD
- the LOC135390954 gene encoding tRNA:m(4)X modification enzyme TRM13 homolog isoform X2, yielding MAERIVCLHVLMFSCTPTADSFSREMTDRKQCSYVLPKKRRRCRMKAFSEYDYCGEHLLIADVTLDSDHERIVCPLDPTHTCFVSLLEKHLKKCNARHKNNQVYFVENCNSGIQTPIAVHKVALNDLSDEQLEAVITKMDSIYKKHVNEPHWHLNCAGEELEEEIDRFSGSSVAVKHLRQQAALLGLAREHNLLSLEDVCYAEFGAGRGRLAYWIAKSIPEQGCSVLLVDRAAPRHKFENKLDDSFTAVERIRIDIQHLELGNVESVKRHRGNVVGFCKHLCGEATDFALRCMTTSKSSRDTELHLQGAVMAVCCHHRCSWNSFVGRSHLELWGISQADFAVLRCLAGWATCACSQDGSKSEKDEVDENEQKEGSNVQRVTRLCLSVAERQEIGRRCKLLLDTARVAYLTQLGFRASVVYFVTPCVTPENVAILVLPPSQNEG